One Brassica oleracea var. oleracea cultivar TO1000 chromosome C7, BOL, whole genome shotgun sequence genomic window carries:
- the LOC106305697 gene encoding serine-rich adhesin for platelets, protein MALEDFFTLTELRDGLTVTSRVQELVSVMQSNKDSVLKDAGDASRQWTAVASTIAVTKNRECLDVFVNLDGVRYFGSWLAEAQTLGNESVDKSVDESILALLEAVENIGVDGSRLVSSGIWVAVKKLVDHGSSRVQDQARKLFDSWKDKVVNDHSERDIESCSKAHDDEMRVVAVSMEISGLKSGVTLCSTQSSKEKQCPEITDEALPSGTSGENNSDQDKGLELQNDKVGSASNVNSHRSNMMTETLNESSTDVIMKDVQDNLSPKGKGSMRETIVPTVSSSLLSSERGSVEGASNAPLGAEISKEKHLGIYGDFPEKMGGAVAVSSSSAGHVAASSDSVIASMELEKNEVRRNASETIYGSDDASLAHSSKHVPSLAHVRDNQDSDNSSRLSGGHGRNDKLESDSMTTAHAENEDKKDGKDHLDIKKKVKRKKNRRSSRSMTISQRLGAIDKTTADIDLGILDALEVATKVAQEVAREVDSGEASQSSSDEELSDESGQSGSQDSHDDELHTGSPSKGLSMGESHSIEEPHVGDEDVMDEKNDKLENGMMNTDDVKEKHLAVAAKSEVGRENSPCGFDLNEDICPDETDVVMSISESGMPAASPLQLERSLSAKGSGAPRGDSRDKQALCIDLNVAEVGDDQVEDQTPWKQFPFSSSNSRDGESSHEPNLRGSSRFNLDLNCANEDDDMPPPSEVKMETRLFLSRNSQQSASPVSSLSVAQQSGKEVNFDLNDRPQFFIESRDQGPYYGQHPWSTVPYGGEKLDEPVMSLLGTKVDFDRKDSVSQMPSFLSNGKSLEPAVGLFMGRTGSSLGLAPGVSFSPAPTYGYNGFTGPPPGMSMSPSPMYVPGTAIPYMVDARGTPVMMPQMMGSAPYAQPPFPQQHMFMSLAGGSPSLNGSVRPQFDQSSGFGVEMGNRESLSLRQFLSPGNMGEHSRASVEPSSSLSIGIGGKRKEPETPRWEFPPPWR, encoded by the coding sequence ATGGCGCTCGAGGATTTCTTTACCCTGACGGAGTTAAGAGATGGACTCACTGTCACTTCTCGTGTCCAAGAGCTCGTGTCTGTCATGCAGAGTAACAAAGACTCTGTTTTGAAGGATGCTGGCGATGCTTCTAGACAATGGACAGCTGTTGCAAGCACGATCGCGGTCACGAAGAACAGAGAGTGTCTTGATGTTTTTGTAAATTTAGATGGAGTTCGTTACTTTGGTAGCTGGTTGGCAGAAGCGCAGACGCTGGGTAACGAATCGGTTGATAAGTCTGTAGACGAGTCGATTCTTGCTTTGTTAGAAGCTGTTGAAAACATAGGTGTAGATGGTTCGAGGTTAGTTTCTTCTGGGATATGGGTTGCTGTCAAGAAACTTGTTGACCATGGTAGTTCTCGTGTTCAGGATCAGGCGAGAAAGCTCTTTGATAGTTGGAAGGATAAAGTAGTTAATGACCATTCTGAACGTGACATTGAAAGCTGTAGCAAAGCTCATGACGATGAGATGAGAGTTGTAGCAGTAAGCATGGAGATCAGTGGGCTAAAATCAGGTGTTACTCTTTGCTCAACGCAAAGTAGTAAAGAAAAACAGTGTCCTGAAATAACAGATGAAGCCTTACCGTCAGGAACCTCAGGAGAAAACAACTCAGATCAGGATAAGGGTTTGGAACTGCAGAATGACAAGGTTGGGTCAGCCTCGAACGTGAATTCTCACCGCTCTAATATGATGACTGAGACTTTGAATGAATCATCCACCGATGTTATTATGAAAGATGTTCAAGACAATCTTTCACCGAAGGGAAAAGGCTCCATGAGAGAGACTATTGTGCCTACTGTCTCTAGTAGCCTTCTTAGCTCAGAACGTGGTAGTGTTGAGGGCGCATCAAATGCTCCGCTGGGTGCTGAGATATCCAAGGAGAAGCATTTGGGAATCTATGGAGATTTTCCTGAAAAAATGGGTGGAGCTGTAGCAGTGTCATCTAGTTCAGCAGGACATGTAGCTGCGTCTTCTGATTCTGTTATTGCCAGTATGGAGTTGGAGAAAAATGAAGTGAGAAGGAATGCGTCTGAGACAATATATGGGTCTGACGATGCGAGTCTTGCCCATAGTAGCAAACATGTGCCTTCATTGGCTCATGTGAGGGACAATCAGGATTCCGACAATTCATCAAGATTATCAGGTGGTCATGGTAGAAATGATAAACTTGAGAGTGACAGTATGACGACTGCTCATGCTGAGAATGAAGACAAGAAAGATGGTAAGGACCATTTAGACATAAAGAAAAAAGTAAAACGGAAAAAAAACCGCAGGTCTTCTAGATCAATGACCATATCCCAGCGCCTTGGAGCAATCGACAAAACAACGGCTGATATTGACCTTGGTATTTTGGATGCCTTGGAGGTCGCTACCAAAGTCGCACAGGAAGTGGCAAGAGAAGTGGACTCTGGGGAAGCTTCTCAAAGTTCTTCTGACGAAGAACTATCTGATGAAAGCGGGCAGTCTGGTTCGCAAGACTCCCACGATGATGAGCTACACACGGGTTCTCCATCTAAGGGACTATCAATGGGTGAAAGCCATTCCATTGAAGAACCGCATGTTGGAGATGAAGATGTAATGGATGAGAAGAATGACAAACTTGAGAATGGGATGATGAACACTGATGATGTTAAAGAGAAGCACCTGGCAGTAGCTGCTAAATCCGAAGTAGGGAGAGAGAATAGTCCATGTGGCTTTGACCTCAATGAAGATATTTGTCCTGATGAAACAGATGTCGTTATGTCTATTTCAGAATCTGGTATGCCTGCAGCGTCACCATTGCAGTTAGAAAGATCTCTTAGCGCGAAAGGATCGGGTGCTCCTAGAGGGGATTCAAGAGATAAGCAGGCGTTATGTATCGATCTGAATGTAGCTGAGGTAGGAGATGATCAAGTTGAAGATCAAACTCCCTGGAAACAGTTTCCTTTCTCCTCATCAAACTCTAGGGATGGAGAATCGTCACACGAACCTAATCTCCGGGGATCAAGCAGGTTCAACCTGGATTTGAATTGTGCAAACGAGGACGATGACATGCCTCCACCTTCTGAGGTGAAGATGGAAACGAGATTGTTTCTTAGTCGCAATAGTCAGCAAAGTGCCTCTCCTGTCTCCTCATTGTCAGTTGCTCAGCAATCAGGGAAGGAAGTAAACTTTGACTTGAATGACAGGCCACAGTTTTTCATTGAGTCACGTGATCAGGGTCCCTACTATGGGCAGCACCCATGGAGCACAGTCCCCTATGGAGGTGAAAAATTGGATGAACCGGTTATGTCCCTATTGGGTACAAAAGTGGACTTTGACAGAAAAGACTCTGTATCCCAGATGCCTTCGTTCTTGTCCAATGGCAAGTCCCTCGAGCCAGCAGTAGGATTATTCATGGGAAGAACGGGAAGCTCTTTGGGTTTAGCCCCTGGTGTGTCCTTTTCTCCAGCCCCTACTTATGGGTACAACGGATTCACTGGTCCTCCTCCTGGTATGTCAATGTCACCATCGCCCATGTATGTTCCTGGAACAGCTATCCCATACATGGTGGACGCAAGGGGCACGCCAGTGATGATGCCTCAGATGATGGGATCGGCTCCATATGCGCAGCCACCATTCCCTCAACAGCACATGTTCATGAGCTTAGCGGGTGGATCTCCTAGTCTGAATGGATCAGTGCGGCCACAGTTTGATCAGAGCTCTGGGTTTGGGGTTGAGATGGGAAACAGAGAGTCGCTAAGTTTGAGGCAGTTTCTATCACCGGGGAATATGGGAGAGCATTCACGAGCAAGCGTAGAGCCTTCATCGAGTTTGTCTATTGGCATTGGTGGAAAGCGGAAAGAGCCGGAGACACCACGTTGGGAGTTCCCTCCTCCATGGAGGTGA